The Coccinella septempunctata chromosome 9, icCocSept1.1, whole genome shotgun sequence genomic interval CGACTGGTAGTTCCAATGTTCCATCATTTTGACGCTTGGTGAAAACTGGCTTATTTTTAGTACAGATAAACTACACTGTCTCCGACTTTGTCTTGTGAGAGGACGATTTACTCCATATACTTCGATATCAACAAACCAACcgataaaataaaaacaaattgaatgACAGAAGACGCGAAACTCCACCAAATTATAGAGAACAGCTGTGCCAACTCAGCGACAAGGACAGTTTCGAGGTTCCTCGTTAGCGGACTTCACTGACACTTACCTCTTCCTTCCTCAACTTCTTAACGTCAGCCAATTCGTTCTCCAACATAGCTATCTTCCTCTCGGACTCGCTGAGGTTCCTCTGGGTCTCCGCCAATACGTCGGAAAGGTTCCTCTTGTCCTCTTCTTGACACTGGGCCTGTACCTGGAAAATAAACGACCCGGAGTAGAACCATGGGGTACACCCCGTCGAGGACGAGATTTACCTGGAGCTCATTGATTATATCCTGAAACTTATGTAGCTGCTCGGTCAAGGCAGATTTTTCCGACGCCAACTTCTCGTATTTGTACTCCAAATCGGACTGGATGGTCCTCGCGTTGTTTCTTATGACCTGGAAAAGGTTTGAAAGGTTATGGAGGTGTTGAGACGCTTTCGAACGGAGGTTGAATAACCTTGCACTCTTCCTGGAGGATCGAGACTTGCTCCTTCAGTTTTTCGATCTCGTTCTTGCTCCTGGCCAGTTGTTCTTTGAGGTGGGCCACTTCGGACTCCAAAGCGTCCTTTTCCTTCCTCGCGTTGTCCAACAACTCGTCCAATTCGGATTTGTCGCTAAGGGCTCTGTCTTGTTCCAGTTCGTTTATCTGGAAGATCAATTAGTACTAAATCCTATCGGAAAAAACAGGAAATATCACCTTTGTCCTTGCGTTCTCTAGCAAATCCTTCAGCCTGTTGATCTCTATCTGATTACCGCTGCACTGATCCCTCGCCTGCGTCAGTTCTTGGTCCAGTAGCTTATGTTCGGCCTGTTTCGCATCCAGGGTACTTTCCAAGGTGCCATTTCTCTCAGTGACGACTTTCAGCTGCTCGTGGAGGGCGTCGTTGGCCTCCCTCAACTCCTGGAGCTCCCCGCTGAGTTGCTCGTGCTTGGATATGAGGGATTCGTGCTCGTCCTGCGCTGATTTCAGGAGATCCACCAGTTTCTCCTCGCGTTCCTGAGCCGTCTCGATGCCAGGCTCGTTCTTCTCCCGATACAGGACGGTCTTCAGGGATTCCACCTCGTGCCTGGTGTCTTTCAGCCTCTCCGTTTGACGACAGAGGGAGTCGAACATCAGGTTCTTCTCTTCCACCAGTCTCTCGTTCTCTTGCTGGAGCTCCGTGAGTTGTCTCTGGAGATCTGTCAGTTCCTGGAGGGTGGCTTGGAGCTCTTCGTTGGTGCTGAAGATCCGAGGGTTTTACACTGAGGTCTACTGAGTGTGAGGTACCTACCTGTAATGCGTCTCTTGCATCTGGTTGATTTTATCCTGCAAACAAGCGACTGATATTTCGCTGACATTGCTGCTCGAATGTTTGTCCCAGTCGGGGGTTGGACAAGCGGTAACATCGCCGCAGGTTCCATCTTCCATcggctgaaacaaaaaaaaaggtatGGGGTTCCCAATGGATCTATTCTAAGCCCAATTTTCttgaatgatttcgtataaACTCACATTGGTGGCTATGGAAGCAGGTGCGGAATTGTGGTGTCTGTGAGACTCGTATAAGAGTTGCTGCTTTTCATTGTCTGAGAGAGGAGAATGGGCAACATCCCTCAGTCTGTTCCTCAGAGCCGTGTTTTCTTCAGTCAGTTGCTCCAGTTGGAGGTTGCTCTGCTCCTGGTACATCTGCAATTTGAAAAGGATCTGAATATCAAGATTAAATAAACAGTGTTTCGTTATAACTGGCACATCTTCAGGTGGTCGAGAATTATTCGggaaatttttatattgaattgcgCGCTCTTCAAGGACTGCGCGTATAATGTGCTGCTATTGATGGAGATATGGGAAAAACGTTCTTCACGCATCAAGAACTGGGTATATAGCGCGGAGTAAACCGAACAGAACGTAACATTCCTCTGCTCCAAGAGAGCGAGGAGGTTCACAGTTGAACAACGGTTTTTTTCAACGATTCACCTAGTAAATAGGGATTGAATTAAAAGGCGATCTTGTGCTTTATTTGGGAAGACCTTCAGGCTTTAGGTCCGGCCACAAAAACAACCAAAGACTCAATTCCGAATCATCGAAATAGGCGACTCGATGAAATTTAGTGCATAGACGGGGTAGTTCAAACGTCCCAATATCGATTTAAATCATAGAGAAAGACGGGTAACCTTGAAATCCAAAAATGGCCGACCTGGAGAAGACCTATCATAAAAACTCCAAACAATTTCTCCTCCGTTGATAAAATGCATTTCCTGCCTTAAAAACCGGTATCCTCGAGCATAAATCTCCGCGCCAGTCATAGATCTAGATCAAGGCCATCGATTGAAGTCGGAGAAAACTGAAATATTCGCCAGAGGACCATAATTAAACCGATTCGAAGCAGAGGATTGCAGCAACGGACTAGGTGAAAATTAAGGACGTGAACGAGTCCATTAGTTATGGTCTGATTGAAAGATAACGAACGCCAGGACCTAGAGTCGCTGACGCATATTTTTAATTGATATTTCCGATGATTGAGCAGAGGAACGCGAGGAATTTCTTTCCATGGTGTTTTAGATCGAAACACCTGGTGTACAAGGAACTGGTCTCTCGATAAAAAACGCAGAGAAGGTGTCTGAAAGAACAGTGTTGAATTGCCATCATCGATATGAAGAACAGCTGTAATACTCTGCAACGAATGAAGAGATTCTTCAATTTATTGGATATGTATTTCGATAAAAAGTTGATGACATGTGAAAGATACTCTAGTTCAACATAACGCCATCAATATACCATGAAAAAAACTCAGTGCTATCTTACCGTTGCTTTAGTATAATCTTGATTCAATAATGAGTAATTTATTTGTACCAATAATCTCAGGGtcgtattgaattttttcacgagAATAAATGGGAAGAATTGTAGTTAAAAGTGTTGAAAATTCCCATGATACACACGTATAAATTACCGATACAGTGCTTACACTGATAAACAGGTAATAGGACTTGGATTCGTATCACTATCTCAATTATAGACCCTCAATTGTAAACGTTTGAGCTCGATTAGATTAAACGTCATTTAGGTCAATGAATTATCTTCTCGAATGAATAGGATCTTGTATTGTACTGCCTGGCCTGGCCTGTATCGATATCGCAGTATACAGAAGCTTCACCCATTGACTCACACCTTGTACCGATAAAAACGATTTTTCGGGGTTCCTCAAGGGTGCTTCCTTGGgacaaaaatattttccattcaGCACTCACTTTGAGGTTTTCTATTTGGTGTTGCAGCGAATGTATTTGACCTTTCTGTTCTCCCAACTTCAAGGCCAAGCTGGATTTTTCGGTCGCCATCTGATGTAGCTGCGTCTTCAAGGATTCTATCTCTTGGAGGGAGTCCAGCGTTAAGGATTGGTCGCCAGTATCGAATTTGTTGTTATTTTTGGTTAGTCCTGAAACGAAACAGCCATCAGGTACCATAATGAACGTCAATTAGACCTTGTGACCTTGGAAATTGACGTTTCTACCAAACGTCAACTGTCAAACGAAGTATACCTACATACCTTTTCTGTCATTCTTCCTCTCAGTCGTCCCTGTGCCGGAGACGATCTTGTCCAGTCTGTCTCTGCTTGAAGACTTCCTTGGTTTGGTAGTACCAGTCTTTTTCGGGGAGTTCTGTTCCACCGCGTTCAAGTTTGTCACCGAAGAAGACCTCGATAAGTCTTCTGGGGTGTGAATCTGTCCGTCTAGCTTAGTGGACGTCTGTCCTCTGCGAAATATTGCTTTAATACTCTTCattttgattaaaaaaaaacagtttcgTGTGTTGgataatattttattcaaagAAGGCACTTGGTTCGAAGATTGTCAAAGAATTTCGTCTACTCTGCGTTTGCGGATCGTTTCGTACATTTTTGGGGGGTCACGAATGGTTTTCTGGCATAGATCTCATGTGGTCCCTGTGGAAAAGAGGTTATTTTTCGATTAGTCCATTGGGATTGTAGGGATTAAAGTGCCAGGTTCGACCTAAGAACTGTTTCCAAGGAAATTGCGCAGATTGTAGGTTtactttcaacccttaacaaTTTCTTCGTTAATATTGTATGGTTTTCCAAGTTCACAACACCTTTTTTTGACGTATGATGTGTAGGTTATCTatgattaagatgtctaaaaatatgGTATATGCactcttcaatttttgaatggaatgactttagactaaatcgaaaataagagattcgtttcgtggcggcgccaccatgttctatccttgttctatgaaagaaaatttaatgatactctctcactttattttgttcttcgtttatatcgatcacagattacagtcatCTCTGTGTTCCTGATGTATCAAAgaatcaaaaaaaaatgaaccggACTATTTTCTCAGCTGTCAACGAATATGTGTGATTTACACttaaattttcgttgtaaaaacgaatctgccgatatttcaacactatcgaaggaTTCGAAGAAGTTCtactattttttttcaatataatttttgtttgacaaattgtattcgtgaggaaggtaattcaatatgatttcaataaagcacagttgattggcgaaatattcaatatattcagttgactgaaacgcaattttcactatacttgtgaagaatatttgaagaacagactcgaacagaTTAACGTATTTCTGTTTattaatacatgctcacaattcacataacgtattttcaatacagttcctttattGCTTAAACATTGcagaagttgccataaaactgttagctctatccgtcccgaatgttcatctgatttggctctgcctcaatttccaacaacaaagagtgatagtccaacaacaccgaattcttagctgtagttcttgattgtccatacagaaaactgaaccaCATGTTCATTAAATTAATGTTGTACGACCTTTCTCGAAAGTacctaatacattttcacacacacattaatcgcttataaatacagcacattcgcaagtcgtaggaatgcattcaaattattttcaaatatcaattgacttgacaactgtcaatttctaaaaagcgctacctacagtgggaaaaacgaaacgtaTCTCTTATTTTCAaagatggaaaaacaaaatctaatcagtgcatacaccatgtttttagacatcttatctATGATGAAGTGTTTGAAGGATTGTACATAGATTCGTACATTCTCTTTTTGTCTTCATAAATAGTACTGACGTAAGTTcatagaaaattgagaaatggtCATGGTGAAAGCATTTTTACGTTATTCAGTTAAAAATCTGGTAGCCATGTCCACGAGTGTCTGGTTTCCGAGACTTGATATGTTTTCGACGAAGAGTAAACATAGAACCCCTGGTTTCAGTTCTGATGAAATTTCGAACGGGCAATTTGAAACTGCCTGAACACGACCAGACGCACTTTGCATATCTCCCCTATTTGCATATCCGATAGGTCGGTTAGCAAATCGCGCACAGAGTTTAATATCGATCAAGGAAGGTCAGTAACATCCAGCCGACCGTTCATATATACAATGTCGCATTTCTCATGACCATGTCACTCTCTCGATGTTATTAGATTAGACTTACGCGTACTCTGTTTTATTAAATCTGTTTTGGCGGCGTGACGTACGTTGACAGACGTCGCGCTTTTTGATCGTCAGCGATCCTGTGGCTGCCATGATTGACGAATTCATGCACAGTTGATCTGTGGATTTTTATCAGATTTCTTTTCATTCGGTTTGGCCGAAAGGCTACCACGTCATCGATTGTAAGGGTGAAAGAATGAAGAAAATAGGCGAGAGTTACAAGGTCTGCTTGATCTGTCTTCTGTGGTTCAGGAAGATGTAACTACAGAAAATAGAGACTCTCTGGCGGAATCTGCAGAGGCTGGACCATCCCAGAAAACTCCTTGGGGACTTGAAACATTTCGAGAGATATCTGAATCTTCTACACCTCCTTACAAAATTGCATAGGATGGGCTTATCAGACATGCATCTTTGAAACGTTCTTACTGACATCTGAAATGATGATTATGCTCCCAGAAGAATGGAACTGTTAATAACTCTTCAACTTGGAAGGAATAATTGGGAATTGGATACTTGCATTCCATATTCGAGTACCAAGAAATATGATAACTTGGGTAATGAGAAGGAGTGCCTTTTAAGGCATTCCTTCTACAGATAATACGAATAAACGGTGTTTACAATGCGAGATAATACAATCTATAGTATGGGTATGATTCAGGGGTATTAGAATTGATACTAAAAAGAGGAAAATCCAACCATGACGTTTGTTGAAATGTTCTCGAAACCGAGGATGAATCGAGAGATTTTGTTACGTTCACGTCTACCCAAAAAAAAGAGTAGAATACGCGTCTGATATTCAATCTCGTATAATCCTCGTAACATTATGCAAATTTATGTAAGTCAGCTGTGCATCATGACGATTTAAGGAAATTCCTAACGAATAATGCAATTTGAAATTCTAATCCTCCAAATTGACCTGGCCAgtctaaacttttttttcatttctcataaCCCACTGGAACTTTGTCAAAACACAGTAGCATAAGGAGTCCAGAAGCACCAGTGAAAGACGAATTTAtggatttatggtttcttcttctTTATAATGATTTCTTCTTCTCTATGAACCGAACTGTCAGCCTTGGACCTTGGACTACTGAAATCTATCAGTTTCAGTAGGGAACATTTCTTCAGATAGCTTTTCTTGTATAATTCCTGTTTGAAATACCAAACCAAAATCACCATATAAGATTTTCCTCACCAACCATCAATCAATGACTCAGATTAAACTGGATCCAAGACTGCCCAGTCTGCTTACAATCAGGAAAAGTTTACTACCTACTTAATATTCTTGCTGTTATCCTAGCAGACTTCCTTAAAGGGAAACGATAGTTATTTACTGCGTTGGCGTACAATCAACCGCTTGATGGCGCCAATAAAACGTCTGATCTGGATGGTATTGACTCACAATTCTGTCGTATACGGCTCCTCTCCAATTACTCCATCGGAAAATAGTCTTAAAAGGAATTCTCAAATCTCCCGGTTTCCACGTCGAACGCGTAACGCTGGCAACGTTgcaattttcgatgaaaagtGTCAATTTCAAAAGTTACAACGCCATACTTTGTGAAACTGATATTTATCGATGTGGGGGGTCATACAATCTCCGGCTATATCTCGATCGATTATTTATAGCCGAGAATCACAATTCTTTCCCATGACATTCAATGAATAGATCGATTAAAACGGTATTCAGTGgttcatgaatgaaattctaCGTTATCAGGACACCTTGTTATCAAGGCCATTCGGATTTATATGTATGCGTCAGTTTAGGGCAGATTTTGTCGCCATCTATCGGTAGTGTCTTCTGGAAATACCTACACGATTTCTTATTTACGACTTCGATAGTAAAAATTTAACGATATACCACTTTACGGTTTATCCGATAAATATCATTTACAACCACTGATTAAATATGGGAACTGATGAATCAGTTGAAGACTTAGAAATTGTGCCTCAATTCAAGCAAAACGAGAAATATTACTTTAACTTCAGAGGACGCAGCATCTAGTAATGGTATAAACAGATCAATAATCTTAATAAAGACACGCTAATAGCATTTCTGAAGCCCTATAAATAGGTGACGTACAAGCGAAAATCGAACAGACCTTCAAGGATCAAGGAGAGTTAAAAGAAAGCACGAAGAAGGTGGATAATAATTCACAACAAGGATACTCCAGCTTTCAGTCAAAGGACAAGCTCTTAAACGTCTCAAGAAGTCATTCCTATGTGGATTCAGGCATTGGGCAGTATTGTGGAACGATTTCAAAGATAGTCCCAAAGTGAGCAAGCTTTTGTCTTATGGCGTTCCTCCACAGCTTTCCAAGTATAGTCTAGTACGTCTATGTATAGGCCATTTATGTCTATGTATAGGCCATCCATGTCTTTGTATAGGCTCTTTATGTCTATGTATAGGCCATTCATGTCTATGTATAGGCTCTTATGTCTATGTATAGGCTCTTATGTCTATGTATAGGCTCTTTATGTCTGTGTATA includes:
- the LOC123320889 gene encoding cytospin-A-like isoform X4 encodes the protein MKSIKAIFRRGQTSTKLDGQIHTPEDLSRSSSVTNLNAVEQNSPKKTGTTKPRKSSSRDRLDKIVSGTGTTERKNDRKGLTKNNNKFDTGDQSLTLDSLQEIESLKTQLHQMATEKSSLALKLGEQKGQIHSLQHQIENLKMYQEQSNLQLEQLTEENTALRNRLRDVAHSPLSDNEKQQLLYESHRHHNSAPASIATNPMEDGTCGDVTACPTPDWDKHSSSNVSEISVACLQDKINQMQETHYSTNEELQATLQELTDLQRQLTELQQENERLVEEKNLMFDSLCRQTERLKDTRHEVESLKTVLYREKNEPGIETAQEREEKLVDLLKSAQDEHESLISKHEQLSGELQELREANDALHEQLKVVTERNGTLESTLDAKQAEHKLLDQELTQARDQCSGNQIEINRLKDLLENARTKINELEQDRALSDKSELDELLDNARKEKDALESEVAHLKEQLARSKNEIEKLKEQVSILQEECKVIRNNARTIQSDLEYKYEKLASEKSALTEQLHKFQDIINELQVQAQCQEEDKRNLSDVLAETQRNLSESERKIAMLENELADVKKLRKEENEEWEKFQNDLLTSVRVANDFKTEAQQDLQKMIMENKEHRDKVRLLEAQLDKLKVTTEANVTMRPSSFPGGEELTRRTKIGLTRQNSRQSVKSLIESIENQGKPIAKNALNIVSRSSSNSSLNSLASDARTPSSPSVVLVAPSFSPASPLRNSSEWTEPTLVQIKTPLKEQQPNKLARDWSKTHITDSLLKNDISKVKTEENYRESILQKGMDFSRRNSYSDLSERKDPLNGLIKNGGSKRNALLKWCQNKTIGYQNIDITNFSSSWNDGLALCALLHTYLPDRIPYDSLNPHEKRRNFSLAFSAAESVGIPTTLNINDMVQLERPDWQQVMSYVTAIYKHFET